From one Musa acuminata AAA Group cultivar baxijiao chromosome BXJ2-6, Cavendish_Baxijiao_AAA, whole genome shotgun sequence genomic stretch:
- the LOC103986881 gene encoding KH domain-containing protein At4g18375 isoform X1, giving the protein MPTTDFCFQVMVDIGKRQQRDNDSEGKQQKKRLVNNDGTRDSELVVYRILCPLGVIGSVIGKSGKIINSIRQETNAKIKIVDPFPGADKRVITIYCYVKDKNPVDVDEDILRPLCPAQDALLKIHDAIVNALDNSNEFENKQKEGVYILVPASQAANIIGKSGSIIKKLRSKTNANIKITPKDPSDATHSCAMSFDNFLQITGDAEAIKRALTTVSAIMYKFSPKEEIPLDSSVPDLPHILIPSDVPIIPAGSIYPTADTILPPGSLPPVIAATHQASEIPGFIDASNVWPMYPSTLPIVPGYGGPARSEDLVLRVLCPFDKVGRVIGKQGNTIKSIRQSSGAKINVDDTRDDTDECIITITSKESSNDVKSAAVEAVLLLQEKINDQDDDSVNIRLLVPSKVIGCLIGKSGSIINDMRKSTKANIYISKGEKPKRAASDEELVEVSGEVGKLRDALVQIILRLREDALKDKDGNQNAQKDSNQKVPPVDTLHSSSLSVPPVLPTIPPLAPLNYGQRAETESGMGIFSSNNLYGYSSLQAGENAFGPLSSFSSNTYGGFPTYIEVVIPANALAKVMGKGGTNVDNIRKISGAHIEIVDSKASRFERIARISGTPDQKRSAENLIQAFIMST; this is encoded by the exons ATGCCCACG ACTGATTTCTGTTTCCAAGTCATGGTTGATATTGGAAAGCGTCAGCAGAGGGATAATGACAGTGAAGGTAAGCAGCAGAAGAAAAGATTGGTCAACAATGATGGTACCAGGGACAGTGAATTGGTTGTATATCGTATCCTATGCCCACTTGGTGTTATCGGGAGTGTGATTGGAAAGAGTGGTAAAATTATAAACTCCATTAGACAAGAGACAAATGCTAAAATCAAAATTGTTGATCCTTTTCCTGGTGCGGATAAGAGGGTTATTACTATTTACTGCTATGTTAAGGACAAGAATCCTGTTGATGTTGATGAAGATATCCTGCGACCACTTTGCCCTGCCCAGGATGCCTTGCTTAAGATTCATGATGCTATAGTAAATGCTTTAGATAACTCTAATGAGTTTGAAAATAAACAGAAGGAAGGGGTTTATATCCTAGTGCCAGCAAGCCAAGCTGCAAATATCATAGGTAAGTCTGGGTCTATCATCAAGAAACTGAGATCCAAGACCAATGCAAACATCAAAATTACTCCAAAGGATCCCTCTGATGCCACGCATTCTTGTGCAATGAGTTTTGACAACTTTCTTCAG ATTACTGGTGATGCTGAAGCAATTAAAAGAGCGCTAACTACAGTTTCTGCTATCATGTATAAATTTTCACCAAAAGAAGAGATACCCCTCGATAGCTCAGTTCCTGATCTTCCCCACATATTGATTCCCTCAGATGTTCCCATAATTCCAGCTGGTAGTATCTATCCCACTGCAGACACCATATTACCTCCTGGATCTTTGCCACCAGTCATAGCTGCAACTCATCAAGCATCTGAGATTCCTGGATTTATAGATGCTTCTAATGTGTGGCCAATGTATCCATCTACTCTTCCTATTGTCCCTGGATATGGTGGTCCAGCACGTTCAGAGGACCTGGTCTTACGAGTTCTGTGCCCATTTGACAAAGTTGGACGTGTCATCGGCAAGCAAGGAAATACTATAAAGAGCATAAGGCAATCCAGTGGAGCAAAAATCAACGTTGATGATACTAGGGATGatactgatgagtgtattatcacCATCACATCTAAAGAG TCTTCCAATGATGTGAAGTCCGCTGCAGTTGAAGCTGTTTTGCTGCTTCAAGAAAAGATTAATGATCAAGATGATGACAGTGTTAATATTCGCCTTCTTGTTCCTTCAAAAGTCATTGGCTGTCTTATTGGCAAGAGTGGTTCAATTATAAATGATATGCGCAAAAGTACAAAGGCGAATATTTATATCTCAAAGGGTGAAAAACCCAAACGTGCTGCATCTGATGAAGAGCTTGTGGAG GTATCTGGAGAGGTAGGTAAGTTGCGTGATGCACTCGTGCAGATTATTTTAAGGCTTAGAGAAGACGCTTTAAAAGACAAGGATGGTAATCAGAATGCTCAAAAGGACAGCAATCAGAAGGTTCCTCCTGTTGATACTCTTCATTCTAGCAGTTTGTCTGTGCCTCCAGTATTGCCTACTATTCCACCACTTGCACCTTTGAACTATGGCCAAAGAGCTGAAACTGAGAGTGGGATGGGAATATTCTCTAGCAATAATTTGTATGGTTACAGCTCGTTGCAG GCTGGAGAGAATGCTTTTGGACCTCTTTCTTCATTTTCATCGAATACGTACGGAGG ATTTCCAACTTATATTGAGGTAGTGATTCCTGCAAATGCCTTGGCTAAAGTTATGGGTAAAGGTGGCACAAATGTTGACAACATCAGAAAG ATATCAGGAGCTCATATAGAAATTGTTGACTCAAAGGCATCCCGTTTTGAACGCATTGCCCGGATATCTGGTACTCCCGATCAGAAGCGGTCAGCAGAGAACTTAATTCAGGCCTTTATAATGTCTACCTAA
- the LOC103986880 gene encoding uncharacterized protein LOC103986880, with protein sequence MASKPNLRTLTLTMAMSEEDDDDFQNPSEAFSIAQNRIVSSMKDPCLRTLKSSAGARPRKRPRKLASAEGKENLEDAEYNAVCTSVPSTLCVGEERMRAERRNSSLDSGPGSLEKASISTSDCRIHFERDPVVHFDGVSGVEKEKYFLLTSVDPKVVKSGGNEGDGSRISEGTYYSRSIESRLLESRAKPVSNIDEGGCLRVDDWEDFDAGTQLNELMNLCCEMDDGGSSHGGASLEANEVDGETAELKQGGLVECPLCGIDITDISDELRQIHTNNCLDKVETLEVADPISEMKSNASEGVVDISPVTQWLQSLGLSKYKDIFVKEEINWETLQCLTEEDLLSIGIDALGPRKKIVHALNELRRRNHLPDTDKNISSAAIVENIKPHFSGNKLITEYFQGSVVDRHSVRNHNKPLNGRITKDSIPKRKPTRNTVSKGKVREIPPWCCIPGTPFRVDAFRYLRGDCSHWFLTHFHMDHYQGLNKNFYHGKIYCSSITAHLVNMKIGVPWDRLQILPLNQKITVAGVGLTCFDANHCPGSIIILFEPSNGKAVLHTGDFRFSREMANNAVLQSCHIHTLILDTTYCNPQYDFPKQEAVAQFVIEAIQAEAFNPKTLFLIGSYTIGKERLYLEVAQILRQKIYVGAAKLQLLRHLELAEVEMQWFTANEMESHIHVVPLWTLASFKRMRYISNQYSARYDLIVAFSPTGWACGKGKKRTPGKRWQQGTMIRYEVPYSEHCSFTELKEFVRLVTPEHIIPSVNNDGPESADAMIALLMSES encoded by the exons ATGGCCTCCAAGCCCAACCtccgaaccctaaccctaaccatgGCGATGTCAGAGGAAGACGACGACGATTTTCAGAACCCTAGCGAGGCATTCTCCATCGCCCAGAATCGGATCGTGTCTTCCATGAAAGATCCTTGCTTGCGAACACTGAAGTCCTCCGCTGGCGCCCGCCCAAGGAAGCGGCCGCGGAAGCTCGCCTCCGCCGAAGGTAAGGAGAATCTTGAAGACGCGGAATACAACGCTGTCTGTACTAGCGTTCCCAGCACGTTGTGCGTGGGGGAGGAGCGCATGAGAGCGGAAAGGAGGAACTCTTCCTTGGATTCTGGTCCTGGGTCACTGGAGAAAGCTTCTATCTCTACATCTGATTGCCGTATTCATTTTGAGCGCGATCCTGTGGTGCATTTTGATGGTGTAAGTGGCGTtgagaaagaaaaatattttcttctgacGTCTGTTGATCCGAAAGTGGTGAAAAGTGGGGGAAATGAAGGCGACGGTTCAAGAATTTCTGAGGGCACTTACTATTCCAGGTCGATAGAATCAAGGCTGTTGGAATCAAGAGCGAAGCCAGTCTCTAACATAGATGAAGGTGGTTGCTTGAGAGTGGATGATTGGGAGGATTTCGATGCAGGCACCCAGCTTAATGAACTGATGAATCTCTGCTGCGAGATGGACGATGGGGGTTCCTCACACGGTGGAGCCTCACTAGAAGCAAATGAGGTTGATGGTGAGACGGCGGAATTGAAACAAGGTGGCTTAGTGGAGTGTCCACTATGTGGGATAGACATTACTGATATAAGTGATGAACTGCGACAGATTCACACTAATAATTGCCTAGATAAAGTTGAAACTTTGGAG GTGGCTGATCCTATTTCTGAGATGAAGTCAAATGCATCTGAAGGAGTTGTTGATATCAGCCCTGTTACTCAATGGTTACAATCTCTGGGGCTGTCCAAGTATAAAGATATTTTTGTAAAGGAAGAGATTAATTGGGAAACACTTCAGTGTTTAACGGAAGAG GATCTGCTCAGTATAGGTATAGATGCACTTGGACCTAGAAAGAAGATAGTCCATGCACTCAATGAGCTTCGAAGAAGGAACCATCTTCCAGACACAGACAAAAATATTTCCAGTGCAGCAATTGTAGAGAACATAAAACCACATTTTTCTGGAAATAAGTTGATTACGGAGTACTTTCAAGGTTCTGTTGTTGATAGGCATAGTGTTCGTAATCACAACAAACCACTAAATGGGAGGATCACAAAGGATTCAATTCCTAAGAGAAAGCCCACTAGAAACACTGTCAGTAAGGGAAAAGTTAGAGAGATTCCACCATGGTGTTGCATACCTGGGACACCTTTTCGAGTG GATGCATTTcgatatttaagaggagattgttCCCATTGGTTTTTAACACACTTCCATATGGATC ATTACCAGGGTCTCAACAAAAACTTCTACCATGGAAAGATCTATTGCTCCTCAATCACTGCACACTTGGTCAACATGAAGATTGGTGTGCCGTGGGACAGACTGCAAATTTTACCTCTGAACCAAAAGATCACTGTTGCAGGTGTTGGTTTGACATGCTTCGATGCAAACCACTGTCCTGGGTCAATAATAATCCTTTTTGAACCATCTAATGGCAAG GCAGTTTTACACACGGGAGATTTCCGCTTTTCCAGAGAGATGGCCAACAATGCTGTATTGCAGTCATGTCATATTCATACGCTTATCCTTGACACCACCTACTGTAACCCTCAA TATGACTTTCCAAAACAAGAGGCAGTTGCACAATTTGTAATTGAGGCAATTCAAGCAGAGGCTTTCAATCCAAAAACTCTGTTCTTAATTGGTAGCTACACGATTG GAAAAGAGAGGTTGTACCTAGAAGTTGCTCAAATATTGAGACAGAAGATATACGTTGGGGCTGCAAAGCTACAATTGTTGAGGCATTTGGAGCTCGCTGAGGTGGAAATGCAATGGTTTACAGCAAACGAAATGGAGAGCCACATTCATGTTGTTCCTTTGTGGACTCTAGCAAGCTTCAAACGAATGAGATACATATCCAATCAATACTCT GCTCGCTATGATCTCATAGTTGCTTTCTCACCTACTGGTTGGGCATGTGGAAAAGGCAAAAAAAGGACTCCTGGGAAAAGGTGGCAGCAGGGTACCATGATCAG GTATGAAGTTCCATACAGTGAACATTGCAGCTTCACAGAGCTGAAAGAGTTTGTTAGATTGGTCACTCCGGAACATATAATTCCAAGTGTAAATAATGATGGTCCAGAGTCTGCTGATGCCATGATTGCATTGCTCATGTCAGAATCATAA
- the LOC103986881 gene encoding KH domain-containing protein At4g18375 isoform X2 — translation MVDIGKRQQRDNDSEGKQQKKRLVNNDGTRDSELVVYRILCPLGVIGSVIGKSGKIINSIRQETNAKIKIVDPFPGADKRVITIYCYVKDKNPVDVDEDILRPLCPAQDALLKIHDAIVNALDNSNEFENKQKEGVYILVPASQAANIIGKSGSIIKKLRSKTNANIKITPKDPSDATHSCAMSFDNFLQITGDAEAIKRALTTVSAIMYKFSPKEEIPLDSSVPDLPHILIPSDVPIIPAGSIYPTADTILPPGSLPPVIAATHQASEIPGFIDASNVWPMYPSTLPIVPGYGGPARSEDLVLRVLCPFDKVGRVIGKQGNTIKSIRQSSGAKINVDDTRDDTDECIITITSKESSNDVKSAAVEAVLLLQEKINDQDDDSVNIRLLVPSKVIGCLIGKSGSIINDMRKSTKANIYISKGEKPKRAASDEELVEVSGEVGKLRDALVQIILRLREDALKDKDGNQNAQKDSNQKVPPVDTLHSSSLSVPPVLPTIPPLAPLNYGQRAETESGMGIFSSNNLYGYSSLQAGENAFGPLSSFSSNTYGGFPTYIEVVIPANALAKVMGKGGTNVDNIRKISGAHIEIVDSKASRFERIARISGTPDQKRSAENLIQAFIMST, via the exons ATGGTTGATATTGGAAAGCGTCAGCAGAGGGATAATGACAGTGAAGGTAAGCAGCAGAAGAAAAGATTGGTCAACAATGATGGTACCAGGGACAGTGAATTGGTTGTATATCGTATCCTATGCCCACTTGGTGTTATCGGGAGTGTGATTGGAAAGAGTGGTAAAATTATAAACTCCATTAGACAAGAGACAAATGCTAAAATCAAAATTGTTGATCCTTTTCCTGGTGCGGATAAGAGGGTTATTACTATTTACTGCTATGTTAAGGACAAGAATCCTGTTGATGTTGATGAAGATATCCTGCGACCACTTTGCCCTGCCCAGGATGCCTTGCTTAAGATTCATGATGCTATAGTAAATGCTTTAGATAACTCTAATGAGTTTGAAAATAAACAGAAGGAAGGGGTTTATATCCTAGTGCCAGCAAGCCAAGCTGCAAATATCATAGGTAAGTCTGGGTCTATCATCAAGAAACTGAGATCCAAGACCAATGCAAACATCAAAATTACTCCAAAGGATCCCTCTGATGCCACGCATTCTTGTGCAATGAGTTTTGACAACTTTCTTCAG ATTACTGGTGATGCTGAAGCAATTAAAAGAGCGCTAACTACAGTTTCTGCTATCATGTATAAATTTTCACCAAAAGAAGAGATACCCCTCGATAGCTCAGTTCCTGATCTTCCCCACATATTGATTCCCTCAGATGTTCCCATAATTCCAGCTGGTAGTATCTATCCCACTGCAGACACCATATTACCTCCTGGATCTTTGCCACCAGTCATAGCTGCAACTCATCAAGCATCTGAGATTCCTGGATTTATAGATGCTTCTAATGTGTGGCCAATGTATCCATCTACTCTTCCTATTGTCCCTGGATATGGTGGTCCAGCACGTTCAGAGGACCTGGTCTTACGAGTTCTGTGCCCATTTGACAAAGTTGGACGTGTCATCGGCAAGCAAGGAAATACTATAAAGAGCATAAGGCAATCCAGTGGAGCAAAAATCAACGTTGATGATACTAGGGATGatactgatgagtgtattatcacCATCACATCTAAAGAG TCTTCCAATGATGTGAAGTCCGCTGCAGTTGAAGCTGTTTTGCTGCTTCAAGAAAAGATTAATGATCAAGATGATGACAGTGTTAATATTCGCCTTCTTGTTCCTTCAAAAGTCATTGGCTGTCTTATTGGCAAGAGTGGTTCAATTATAAATGATATGCGCAAAAGTACAAAGGCGAATATTTATATCTCAAAGGGTGAAAAACCCAAACGTGCTGCATCTGATGAAGAGCTTGTGGAG GTATCTGGAGAGGTAGGTAAGTTGCGTGATGCACTCGTGCAGATTATTTTAAGGCTTAGAGAAGACGCTTTAAAAGACAAGGATGGTAATCAGAATGCTCAAAAGGACAGCAATCAGAAGGTTCCTCCTGTTGATACTCTTCATTCTAGCAGTTTGTCTGTGCCTCCAGTATTGCCTACTATTCCACCACTTGCACCTTTGAACTATGGCCAAAGAGCTGAAACTGAGAGTGGGATGGGAATATTCTCTAGCAATAATTTGTATGGTTACAGCTCGTTGCAG GCTGGAGAGAATGCTTTTGGACCTCTTTCTTCATTTTCATCGAATACGTACGGAGG ATTTCCAACTTATATTGAGGTAGTGATTCCTGCAAATGCCTTGGCTAAAGTTATGGGTAAAGGTGGCACAAATGTTGACAACATCAGAAAG ATATCAGGAGCTCATATAGAAATTGTTGACTCAAAGGCATCCCGTTTTGAACGCATTGCCCGGATATCTGGTACTCCCGATCAGAAGCGGTCAGCAGAGAACTTAATTCAGGCCTTTATAATGTCTACCTAA